Proteins encoded within one genomic window of Candidatus Aminicenantes bacterium:
- a CDS encoding helix-turn-helix transcriptional regulator, with translation MFIVLMVGVWSILIFHQKSRRFPDARLRDLLYYLIFYNIIELEVFLLVYFDSNLTPQQSASFFSWFKGVDWPLRTLLILGLYVSLYKTIAWLRGKKLSKWLLPGLGLFTAALMLLFFLDMRSPGFLPRSPYINFWNLFIWPLNLIAAIWLIRMLAENKAGPDPDRRRANRAFAWLFLLRIPVYLAIVMLNPGPLNYWNITAVRLLALYTNLIPLFWLQAYFIPWAGSLGKIIGAGVVMPSLQKKHGLSAREMEILILMIDGKSYKQMEEALHISIHTVKSHAYSLYRKLKVNNRHQLIHLVSTSQKEGV, from the coding sequence GTGTTCATCGTCCTGATGGTCGGAGTGTGGTCTATACTCATCTTCCACCAGAAGTCGCGGCGATTCCCCGACGCCCGCCTCCGGGACCTCCTGTATTACTTGATCTTTTACAACATCATAGAGCTCGAAGTCTTTTTGCTGGTCTACTTCGACAGCAATCTGACCCCCCAGCAATCGGCAAGCTTTTTTTCCTGGTTCAAGGGGGTCGATTGGCCGCTCCGCACCCTGCTGATCCTGGGCCTGTATGTCTCTCTATATAAAACGATTGCCTGGCTGCGGGGGAAGAAGCTTTCGAAATGGCTCCTGCCGGGCCTGGGCCTTTTTACGGCCGCCTTGATGCTTCTTTTCTTTTTGGACATGCGCTCCCCAGGCTTTCTGCCCCGCAGCCCCTATATCAATTTTTGGAATCTGTTCATCTGGCCCCTGAACCTGATAGCCGCGATCTGGCTGATCCGGATGTTGGCGGAAAACAAGGCGGGACCCGACCCAGACCGCCGGCGGGCCAATCGGGCTTTCGCCTGGCTGTTCCTCCTTCGCATCCCTGTTTATCTGGCGATCGTGATGTTGAATCCGGGCCCGCTCAATTATTGGAATATCACCGCCGTCAGGCTATTGGCCCTTTATACCAATCTCATCCCCCTGTTTTGGTTGCAGGCCTATTTCATCCCCTGGGCCGGCAGCCTGGGCAAGATCATCGGCGCCGGCGTCGTCATGCCGTCCCTGCAGAAGAAGCACGGGCTGTCCGCCCGCGAGATGGAGATTCTGATCCTGATGATCGACGGCAAGAGCTACAAGCAGATGGAGGAGGCGCTGCACATCTCCATCCACACCGTCAAAAGCCACGCCTACAGCCTGTACCGGAAATTGAAAGTGAACAACCGCCACCAGCTGATCCACCTGGTCAGCACGTCGCAGAAAGAAGGTGTTTAG
- a CDS encoding alpha/beta hydrolase-fold protein: MTFPRSTLLIFLTILLLFLAGISFGEPTASADGSEAGGQPIQAVRVEKIASAKVGETREFWVSLPDGYADSGERYPVLYMMDADFNFSSGIIGGVRFAALMGQMPEFIMVGIKNTDRSKDIFPEVVTYRDGSKDGGRAGQYLDFIREELIPHIDKNYRTEKFRVLYGTSNTGFTTVYALFRNPDTADAYIAASATLSIPLFRAKRDEWIQGFKGGRRRLVVVMGENDLPTVLSQNGALKEAIDTQAPPDLIGRFLVVENGGHVPVDSLRQGLSALFEGWKIDLPFTDATFDEIRKQAERRAAKFGVPGKLPEDDLAILGRSLLGEKKELRAVEVLRYRADLYPRSAEAQVALGDAYRQSGQTAKARECYDRALIIAPGHAAATAKRKELDSK; this comes from the coding sequence ATGACTTTCCCGAGATCAACGCTGCTCATCTTCCTGACGATCCTGCTCCTGTTCCTGGCCGGGATCAGCTTCGGAGAGCCGACCGCCTCCGCCGACGGGTCGGAAGCGGGGGGCCAGCCCATCCAGGCCGTCCGGGTCGAAAAAATCGCTTCGGCCAAAGTCGGAGAGACCCGGGAATTCTGGGTCTCCCTGCCTGATGGCTATGCCGATTCCGGCGAGAGGTATCCCGTGCTCTATATGATGGACGCGGATTTCAACTTCAGCTCCGGCATTATCGGAGGCGTTCGTTTTGCCGCCCTCATGGGGCAGATGCCCGAGTTCATCATGGTCGGCATCAAGAACACCGACCGCTCGAAGGACATCTTCCCCGAGGTCGTCACTTACCGCGACGGCAGCAAGGACGGGGGCCGGGCCGGCCAATACCTGGATTTTATCCGCGAGGAGCTGATCCCCCACATCGACAAAAATTATCGGACTGAAAAGTTCCGGGTCCTCTACGGCACGTCCAACACCGGATTCACCACCGTCTATGCCCTGTTTCGCAATCCCGATACGGCCGACGCCTACATCGCCGCCAGCGCCACGCTGTCCATACCCTTGTTCAGGGCCAAAAGGGACGAATGGATCCAAGGCTTCAAGGGCGGCCGGCGCCGGTTGGTGGTGGTCATGGGTGAGAATGACCTGCCCACGGTCTTAAGCCAAAATGGGGCGCTGAAGGAAGCGATCGATACCCAGGCGCCCCCCGATTTGATCGGCCGTTTCCTGGTCGTCGAGAACGGAGGCCACGTGCCGGTCGATTCGTTGCGGCAGGGGCTGAGCGCTCTCTTCGAAGGATGGAAGATCGATCTCCCTTTCACTGACGCCACATTTGACGAGATCCGGAAACAGGCGGAACGGCGGGCCGCCAAGTTTGGCGTTCCGGGCAAGCTCCCCGAGGACGATCTGGCGATACTGGGCCGGAGCCTGTTGGGTGAAAAGAAAGAGCTCCGGGCCGTCGAGGTCCTGCGCTACAGGGCGGATCTTTATCCCCGCTCGGCCGAGGCCCAGGTGGCTCTGGGCGATGCCTACCGGCAGAGCGGCCAAACGGCCAAGGCCCGCGAATGCTACGATCGGGCCTTGATCATCGCGCCGGGGCACGCCGCCGCGACGGCCAAGCGGAAAGAGCTCGATTCCAAATGA
- a CDS encoding DUF998 domain-containing protein, with the protein MRERHWLDAGTAVPVVFFTTTVLCGLVQGNYNHLSRQVSELGTIGTNSQYLFAAGLVLSSFLSILFIAWLLGACRRLQLSVWPVWPMFAFSVSIAGAAMFPLPLRMHQIMGSPVFLLLLSPLLGLILWPKNRLAANIRWMSVLSLLIMALGFLAYFPDILASYPGLKQRFFHAGWAIWFVYLSRAFRRALENQRIEAGRP; encoded by the coding sequence ATGAGAGAAAGACATTGGCTTGATGCCGGAACCGCCGTTCCGGTCGTTTTTTTCACTACGACGGTCCTCTGCGGGCTGGTCCAGGGAAACTACAATCATCTTTCCAGGCAGGTCAGCGAACTGGGGACGATCGGCACGAATTCGCAATATCTGTTTGCGGCGGGTCTCGTTCTCAGCTCGTTCTTGAGTATCCTCTTCATCGCCTGGCTTCTCGGCGCCTGCCGGCGGCTCCAATTGAGCGTCTGGCCTGTTTGGCCGATGTTTGCTTTCTCGGTTTCCATCGCCGGCGCGGCGATGTTCCCGCTGCCCTTGCGCATGCACCAGATCATGGGCAGCCCCGTGTTCTTGCTGCTCTTATCGCCTCTCCTGGGCCTCATTTTATGGCCGAAGAACCGGCTGGCGGCGAATATCCGGTGGATGTCGGTCTTAAGCCTCCTGATCATGGCCCTGGGCTTTTTGGCCTATTTCCCCGACATCCTGGCCTCCTATCCCGGATTGAAGCAACGCTTCTTTCACGCCGGCTGGGCGATCTGGTTCGTCTATTTAAGCCGGGCCTTCCGCCGGGCTCTCGAGAATCAGCGGATCGAGGCGGGAAGGCCATGA
- a CDS encoding DUF3795 domain-containing protein, translated as MELQKSRRRFLKDCAKMGGTCCALLACHRLLPAEEGLQSPKPIDLAPLSYCGIPCVKICPLYKATQENDVQMKKTLYERQEMKKKFGFDFDPDKVVCYTCKPGDKPKKVGMDTCPVRQCALANGVESCVQCANLDACDKEYWKKWPQQYASTKYIQARYRTQPGAVIKGGKAR; from the coding sequence ATGGAATTGCAAAAAAGTCGGCGTCGTTTTTTGAAGGATTGCGCGAAGATGGGCGGAACCTGCTGCGCGCTTCTGGCCTGCCATCGGCTTCTGCCGGCCGAGGAAGGCCTGCAAAGCCCGAAGCCCATCGATCTGGCGCCGCTGTCCTATTGCGGCATCCCCTGCGTCAAGATCTGCCCGCTGTACAAAGCCACGCAGGAAAACGACGTCCAGATGAAGAAGACCCTGTACGAACGACAGGAGATGAAGAAGAAATTCGGCTTCGATTTCGATCCGGACAAGGTCGTCTGCTACACGTGCAAGCCGGGGGACAAGCCCAAAAAAGTCGGCATGGACACGTGCCCGGTCCGCCAATGCGCCTTGGCCAACGGTGTGGAATCCTGCGTCCAGTGCGCGAACCTGGACGCCTGCGATAAGGAATACTGGAAAAAGTGGCCGCAGCAATATGCCTCCACGAAATATATCCAGGCCCGCTACCGGACCCAGCCGGGCGCGGTGATCAAGGGAGGCAAGGCTCGCTAG
- a CDS encoding helix-turn-helix transcriptional regulator — translation MKHFNVLTTVLILIVGVWAVVEFRQRSRRFPGSKLDNLGLFLVFYNGLALAVFFSTYGQSNLTPAQLSSLSFWYKFVEWPVLTALTVGVHISLYRAIFRRRDKDLPKWVVPVVGVFGVAVIAWYFLALRYPALTPHRPENTFWLALVWPLGLLDMFWLGRLLAESRKAADPGQRRVDGAFALLFLARYPLHLALSVWNPGGAVFVALALSKLLGLYTNLLPGIWLKAYFGPWAGSLGKVLGEQFNLAAIGQARGVSAREMEILELMIDGKSYKEIESALHISIHTVKSHVYSLYRKMDVKSRHQLIHQIGVYGGTGAAAPTDRPARPA, via the coding sequence TTGAAGCACTTCAACGTCCTGACCACGGTTCTTATCCTGATCGTCGGGGTCTGGGCCGTCGTCGAGTTCCGCCAAAGGTCCCGCCGCTTCCCCGGGTCCAAGCTCGATAACCTGGGGCTTTTCCTGGTCTTCTACAACGGGTTGGCCTTGGCCGTTTTCTTCAGCACTTACGGACAGAGCAATCTCACGCCGGCTCAGCTGTCGAGCCTCTCCTTCTGGTACAAATTCGTCGAATGGCCCGTCCTGACCGCCCTCACCGTGGGAGTCCACATTTCACTTTACCGGGCCATATTCCGGCGCCGGGACAAGGACTTGCCCAAATGGGTCGTGCCCGTCGTAGGGGTTTTCGGCGTCGCGGTGATAGCCTGGTACTTCCTGGCGCTTAGATACCCGGCCTTGACCCCCCATAGACCGGAGAACACGTTTTGGCTCGCCCTGGTCTGGCCCCTGGGCCTCCTCGACATGTTCTGGCTCGGCCGGCTGCTTGCGGAAAGCCGGAAGGCCGCCGATCCGGGACAGCGGAGGGTCGACGGTGCCTTCGCCTTGCTGTTCCTGGCGCGCTATCCCTTGCATCTGGCCCTGAGCGTCTGGAACCCGGGCGGAGCGGTATTCGTGGCCTTGGCGCTCTCCAAGCTGCTCGGCCTTTATACGAATCTCCTGCCGGGCATTTGGCTGAAGGCTTATTTCGGTCCCTGGGCGGGCAGCCTGGGCAAGGTCCTTGGAGAGCAGTTCAACCTCGCCGCAATAGGGCAAGCCCGCGGCGTGTCGGCCCGGGAAATGGAGATCCTGGAGCTTATGATCGACGGCAAGAGCTACAAGGAGATCGAGAGCGCCCTCCACATCTCCATCCATACCGTCAAGAGCCACGTCTACAGCCTGTACCGTAAGATGGACGTCAAAAGCCGCCACCAGCTGATCCACCAGATCGGCGTCTACGGGGGGACGGGAGCGGCCGCGCCTACCGATCGTCCGGCGCGCCCGGCGTGA
- a CDS encoding NAD(P)-dependent alcohol dehydrogenase, whose translation MAPTSSTMKAIVYTEFGSPDVLRFEETARPMPKPNEILVRIRAASVNFGDTMARSFKAVTPRGFNMPFLFWLIAKASIGWNKPRIRILGNEFAGDVVSVGRDVKRFKPGDQVFGYTGQRFGAYAEFLCLAESAPVAHKPANLTIEEAAVIPYGAMMALPLLRRANLQPGRTILINGASGGIGSAAVQIAKHLGAEVTAVCGGPRLEFVRALGADRAIDYEEQDFTRNGETYDAIFDILGRAPFSRCRHSLKARGVLLYASFKTRHLLAMIRTSLSGGLRVVCALAPGSLKDLLVVKELVEAGKIKAIVDRRFPMDRAAEAHRYVETGRRRGAVVIIMAPGTEGEGNG comes from the coding sequence ATGGCGCCGACTTCCTCAACCATGAAAGCGATCGTCTATACCGAATTTGGTTCCCCCGACGTCCTCCGGTTCGAGGAGACCGCTCGGCCGATGCCCAAACCCAACGAGATCCTGGTCCGGATCCGGGCCGCAAGCGTCAATTTCGGGGATACCATGGCCCGGAGCTTCAAGGCCGTCACGCCCCGTGGATTCAACATGCCCTTCTTGTTCTGGCTGATCGCGAAGGCGAGCATCGGATGGAACAAGCCCCGGATCCGGATTTTGGGAAACGAGTTCGCCGGGGACGTCGTCTCGGTCGGCCGGGACGTCAAGCGCTTCAAGCCCGGCGATCAGGTGTTCGGCTATACCGGCCAACGCTTCGGCGCTTACGCCGAGTTCCTGTGCCTGGCCGAAAGCGCCCCGGTGGCCCATAAGCCCGCCAACCTGACCATCGAGGAGGCCGCCGTCATCCCCTACGGGGCCATGATGGCCCTGCCCCTTCTACGCAGGGCGAACCTCCAGCCGGGGCGGACGATCCTGATCAACGGGGCCAGCGGCGGGATCGGCTCGGCCGCGGTGCAGATCGCCAAGCATCTCGGGGCCGAGGTGACCGCGGTTTGCGGAGGGCCCCGGCTGGAATTCGTCCGAGCCCTGGGGGCGGATCGGGCGATCGATTACGAGGAACAAGACTTCACCCGGAACGGCGAGACCTACGATGCGATCTTTGACATCCTGGGCCGGGCGCCCTTTTCGCGCTGCCGGCATTCGCTCAAGGCCCGCGGAGTTCTCCTCTACGCCAGCTTCAAGACGCGGCATCTCCTGGCGATGATTCGGACGTCCCTTTCCGGCGGCCTGCGGGTCGTCTGCGCACTCGCGCCTGGAAGCCTCAAGGATTTGCTCGTAGTTAAAGAACTGGTCGAGGCCGGGAAGATCAAGGCGATCGTCGATAGGCGTTTCCCCATGGACCGCGCCGCCGAAGCGCACAGATACGTCGAGACCGGGCGCCGGAGGGGGGCTGTGGTCATCATTATGGCCCCCGGCACCGAAGGAGAGGGAAACGGCTGA
- a CDS encoding M20/M25/M40 family metallo-hydrolase, whose translation MRRSYAFGAVVLFILATAFSGLVAQTPKPVNNAGENVLVKVEKPIAAPESYRTGFSVITARDSRVLLSYLSSDLLEGRESGSRGYRLAAEYAASLFALWGLEPAGDAGNGAGRDYLQEVVMKEYTGLGCTATWSAREGESSGGRTFHEGVDLENYYRNRIPEVVSAPVVFAGYGLSEPSAAYDDFAGLELKGKIVMLLDDVPGRGNPASPFAKGEAGEKPRAVIWFDGLKKANAAAARGARAVLVVRNSLSAGDVYAEMGPPAPNDARPILHEPSRLVTLPGAKRDGGAIFISREMADFILASSGRTIASLKAEIESRWKPASFEIPGGALTIRNSAESERILRCYNVIGVIPGSDPRLKNEAVVIGAHLDHLGQRGDYIFNGADDNGSGVTGTLEMARAVASLPRKPKRSMVFCLWTGEELGLLGSAFYLQHPVFPPAQTVAYLNLDMIGRSPDDSSFKARLKRLKVPAEAQSRIAADNFAVVAFPAGQGLGEILSRADQAVGLDLWPQAEAIAKTSGLVSDYASFAEARVPYLSWMGGTHEDYHQTSDSLDKINLERMAKIIRLTYLSALTLADQ comes from the coding sequence ATGCGCAGATCATATGCCTTTGGAGCCGTCGTCCTATTCATCCTCGCAACCGCTTTTTCCGGGCTCGTTGCCCAGACTCCGAAGCCGGTCAACAATGCCGGCGAAAATGTCCTGGTCAAGGTGGAGAAGCCGATCGCAGCCCCCGAGTCTTATCGGACCGGGTTCTCCGTCATTACCGCCCGGGATAGCCGGGTCTTGCTCTCCTATCTGTCATCGGACCTGCTGGAAGGTCGGGAGAGCGGATCCCGCGGCTATCGGCTGGCCGCCGAATACGCGGCCTCCCTCTTCGCCCTCTGGGGGCTCGAACCGGCCGGCGATGCGGGGAATGGCGCCGGGCGCGACTATTTGCAGGAAGTCGTGATGAAAGAGTATACCGGCCTGGGATGTACGGCCACCTGGTCGGCTCGCGAGGGGGAAAGCTCGGGAGGCCGGACTTTTCATGAAGGGGTCGATTTGGAGAACTATTACCGGAACCGCATTCCGGAAGTCGTTTCCGCCCCGGTGGTCTTCGCCGGCTACGGCCTCAGCGAACCGTCGGCCGCCTACGACGATTTCGCCGGGCTCGAACTGAAAGGCAAAATCGTCATGCTCCTCGACGATGTCCCCGGTCGGGGCAACCCGGCTTCTCCGTTTGCGAAGGGGGAGGCAGGGGAGAAGCCGAGGGCCGTGATCTGGTTCGACGGCCTCAAAAAAGCGAACGCGGCGGCCGCGCGGGGGGCCCGGGCCGTCTTGGTGGTCAGGAATTCGCTCTCCGCGGGCGACGTTTACGCCGAAATGGGGCCCCCGGCGCCGAATGATGCGCGCCCGATCCTCCACGAACCCAGTCGTCTCGTCACGCTGCCCGGAGCCAAGCGTGACGGGGGCGCCATCTTCATCTCCCGCGAAATGGCCGACTTTATTCTGGCCTCGTCCGGCCGGACCATCGCTAGCCTGAAGGCGGAAATCGAATCCCGCTGGAAGCCGGCCTCGTTTGAAATCCCCGGCGGCGCACTGACCATTCGCAACAGCGCTGAAAGCGAGCGAATATTGCGCTGCTATAACGTCATCGGCGTGATCCCGGGGAGCGATCCACGGCTGAAAAACGAGGCGGTGGTCATCGGCGCCCATTTGGATCACCTGGGCCAGCGGGGCGATTATATCTTCAACGGGGCCGACGACAACGGCAGCGGCGTCACCGGCACCCTGGAGATGGCCCGGGCCGTCGCCTCCCTGCCGCGCAAGCCGAAACGGTCCATGGTCTTCTGCCTATGGACAGGGGAGGAGCTGGGCCTGCTCGGCTCGGCTTTCTATCTCCAACACCCTGTTTTCCCGCCGGCGCAAACGGTCGCTTATCTTAATCTCGATATGATCGGGCGGTCCCCCGACGATTCGAGCTTCAAGGCCCGGCTGAAACGACTGAAGGTTCCCGCCGAAGCCCAAAGCAGGATCGCGGCCGACAATTTCGCCGTCGTCGCGTTCCCGGCCGGGCAGGGGTTGGGGGAGATCCTGAGCCGCGCCGATCAGGCCGTCGGCCTCGATCTTTGGCCCCAGGCCGAGGCGATCGCCAAGACTTCGGGCCTGGTCAGCGATTACGCTTCCTTCGCCGAGGCCCGCGTCCCCTATCTCTCTTGGATGGGGGGAACGCACGAGGATTATCACCAGACCAGCGACAGCCTCGATAAAATCAACCTGGAGCGGATGGCCAAGATCATCCGTTTGACCTATCTCAGCGCCCTGACCCTGGCCGATCAATAG